From the Musa acuminata AAA Group cultivar baxijiao chromosome BXJ3-1, Cavendish_Baxijiao_AAA, whole genome shotgun sequence genome, the window AAGAGTATTAGTTGATGATAATTTTATGCACCCAATTAGGTGCATatcatttctaaaaaaaatagtgaaataggtcttaaactattttaaattattttctttcACACAAACTTATCATCGCACCATTATACCTATGATTTCGTGTCTTAGGAACTCATTAATGATCATAATTAATAAGTATTTTATTTATTCATTTgtgtttttaaaaattatcagcaTATTCCCTAAAAAGATACTTGTAAAGTTACATTTAACGTGAATAAGATTGAAGTAGCCCCAATATCGTGAATTAGAATTAAGACGACGAGCCAACTTGGTTCCTTCCTATCTTGAACCAACTTGATTTAGTTTCCACAagtctccatatatatatatatatatatatatatatatatatagccaacAAAACTTTAATCACTCTAAAAGTGAAAAAGATTGGGTAAATTCCGGTCATTTTGGACTTTTTTCCTTTAATGCTCCCCACTTTTTTTGTATCCTAAAGAAACCAAAATTGATTGGATCAGTTCATAAGGTGATATGGTCCATTATTATATTAGTTAAAAGTATTTTTGAATAGGATTTCAACATGATCCAATGTAAACTAGTGGATTAATTTTCATTTATATTTAAATAGGatgcaaaatctgaaaatttcagAAGAGTTGAATGATCAGAATCCAACCCAAACTCGTGAACACGGATTCTGATTTCTGTGTGCCGTAAGGTTATCCGCATTAACATGTGTGAATCTGGTGACCTATCTGAGTTAGATCCAAAATATCAGGCAAGGATCATTCCAGATTCAGGTTTGAAATTGTCCCCCATGCTATAGCTAGTTCTTATCACTTCATTTTCTCTCTGGTCCAACCGATCTCCCAGTCTGCCGACAATTAAGGAATCAATGTGCAAAAATGTAGGCTCTCAGGACCACAATAAACAAGCCACACTTTGCAAAATCCTAATAATCTCGAATCAAATGCATATATGAATAGAAATCCCTGCCGACAGTTGATACATAGACCAAGTGTGCTGTGCATGTTCATCTTTCATCTTAATGATATGTACCAGAACTCAGACTTGTGCTCCGCTGTAGCCTATAAATGTCGGCTGTGGAGGAAGTCTGCAAGAGGAGTCAGTGTCCACTGGTgcacttttttcttctctttcagaCCTGCACATCTCTCTTCTCGTCACTTTTGAGTGGCTCAGACTGCTCTAGTCCGTGATTCTGTGGTGAAACAGCAGAAAAAAGCGTGTTGTTTGAAGAAGACGGTGTTTCGTCTCCATGGTATCAAACACGTGCTACGCTGGAGACAACACGCATCTACAACTTGGTAGATCCTTCTTCTGAGAGCACATATCTAAATTACCTGGTGACTATTACGGTGTTCTTATATGGAAAGATATGCATGCACGTAtacctctgagagagagagagagagagagagagatgcgcaAAACCATACTCTGTATGGTTTCTGTATCCTGTAAACATGGGTACAAATTAGTTTTGGTCCAACATATGCTTTAGGAAAGATAAGATCAACCAGGAACAAAATTAGGGGCCCCATCCCGATTCCCATGCATGAGACCTGTCAAATCCTTCCTCTCCCCATGATGACCCTTGACGCACCTTACCTTGTGGTCTGTGAGCTAATTAATTacagcatgggaaacgtgagtgaCCTGTTCCAGACTTTACTGCTGTCATAAGCCCATCTTCTAAAAGAAACACAGAGAGTCCAGAACTCTCCCACCACGAGTTAAAGCCAAGGGCATGTGCCACTCCTCGTAGGCTGTTGTCTAAAAGCAAAGAGCAGAGACAGGCATGTAAGTTCGATATAATTATACAAACTCACATGTGATTTCCAGGCTACCACCAACCCATACATGTATAAAACAAGCAATACTGCAGTTTGTTTCGGTCTTGAATCACCAACCCTACTGCAGACTCCATCGTCAGGAATATGTGATGCCATCTGGTAGACGCAGGTGATCGACGATGGTTGTACTTGTTTCTCTAGCTAGGATAGCGAGGATCTACTTCATTCTTGAGTGTACAATCTATCTATCACAACAAGTAAATGGTGTGCAATCGCAGAATTTGAGCTTGGCAGTAGTCACCCTATCCGATAAGATATATTGCTATGCAACCTGTTACTATCATCATCTTCCATGCAGCTGTTGTCTGTAATCTCATGCGTCTGTTTTAGCAACAATTTAGTCACAGTGGTCCAAATGCAGCGCTTTGTCTTCTGTCAGGACATGGCGACTGTCGGTGCACCCCATCGAACGCTTTTGTCAGCTCGGAACGCCGCACCCCCTCTTCTCTCTTCCGCTTCACCACCTCCCACATTTCTCTTCGCCTCTGCGAACTACTGTGCTGTTGTTACTGCTTGGAGAAGGAAGGAAAAGCAACAGGTGGCATTGATTCAACCGATGCCAACCTCACTCGAGGTCCCACTCCACCCCACCTGTCTCTGTTCTCTCTCTACTTTCTCTGTCATCACTCAACTCGTTCACTTTCTCACTGGCTTCCTCCTCCCTTTTATATCCGTCACTCCCCTTCTCCACCTTCAGTTCCTCAGCCCAGCACAAAGAGGAACTCCATTACCGCTGCCATTTGGTCACTGCTGCGTGATTGAGGAGGAGAGGAAATGGCTTCTGCGCCGGACACGAGCAAGAGCTTCAAGCTAGAGCGCCACGGTGGCTACCTCCTCCGCCGAATTAACAGTACCAAGGTCATCGCCGCCTCCTCCCACCTCCTTTTCCGCGCCTCCATCCTCGCCACCGTAGTGCTCATCCTCCTCTTTACGCTCCACTACCCTCCGCTCCTCCTCTCCCACCCCGGTGCCGCCGCCTCCTCCGTTGCTCACTCTAACCACCGAAGCCTTCTCTCCTCCGCTGTCACCTATGGCGGCGCCGCGTGGGAGCGGGAGGTGCGCCGATCTGCCACCCCGCGCAGCCCCTCTGGTCTCACCGTCCTCGTAACCGGCGCCGCGGGCTTCGTCGGCACCCACTGCTCGCTCGCGTTGAAGAAGCGCGGTGACGGCGTGGTCGGGCTTGACAACTTCAACTCGTACTACGACCCCTCGCTCAAGCGCGCCCGCCAGTCCCTCCTCTCTCGCCATGGCGTCCTGGTGCTGGACGCCGACATCAACGACACCCCGCTCCTCACCAAGCTCTTCGACGTCGTGCCCTTTTCCCACGTCCTCCACCTCGCCGCCCAGGCCGGCGTCCGCTACGCCATGCGCAATCCCCAGTCGTACGTGGCCTCCAACGTCGCCGGACTAGTCGCCCTCTTCGAGATCGCCGCCAAGCACGCCGATCCCCAGCCCGCCGTCGTCTGGGCTTCCTCTTCCTCCGTCTACGGCCTCAACACCGCCACCCCCTTCTCCGAGCTCCACCGCACTGACCGGCCTGCGTCGCTCTACGCCGCGACAAAGAAAGCCGGCGAGGCCATCGCGCACACTTACAACCACATCTATGGCCTCTCCATCACCGGCCTCCGCTTCTTCACCGTCTATGGGCCGTGGGGCCGCCCCGATATGGCCTACTTCTCCTTCACCAACGACATCATCTCCGGCAAGCCCATCACCCTCTTCCGCATGCAGGACGGCACCGCCGTCCAGCGCGACTTCACCTACATCGACGACGTCGTCAAGGGCTGCCTCGGCGCGCTCGACACTGCGAAGCCGAGCACCGGCAGTGGCAGCAAGAAGCGGGGTCCCGCGCAGCTGCGGGTCTACAACCTCGGCAATACGTCGCCGGTGCCTGTGGCAAAGATGGTAGGGATCCTGGAGGAGCTGCTGGGGAAGAAGGCGAAGAAGAACGTGGTGACGCTGCCGCAGAACGGCGACGTGCCCTACACGCATGCCAACGTGAGCTTGGCCGAGAAAGACTTCGGCTACCGGCCGACGACCGATCTCGCGACCGGGCTAAAGAAGTTTGTGAAGTGGTATGTGGAATACTACGGAGTAAAGACGGGTAATAATGTCCACAGCAAGATGAAGAAGATGGAGGAAAAGGAGGCCGAGGAAGAGGCGTCGGCCTGAGGAGGGATTGCCAACTGTACCTTCTATTTGCTGTTTCCCAATTATACATTTGTTCTCATTTATGATTACTATCAACAGCAGTCAGATCAGCAATggtaataaaagaagaagaagctgatgatgatgattggaAACCGAAGCAGAAGGAACTGCGGAAAGGAAGAAAGAGAGCTAAGAGACGCCAAGACTGAAGAAGAATGATGTCATGGTTcctctttatctttttctttccaaGTACTTCTGTAATTGTGAAGATCGCTTGGATTTTGCTGTGGGATGTAAATCCAAACACAGACTTTAAATTGTAATCAATGCGtccatatttgtgtgtgtgtctctctctcttaCTCGCACTCTCAGTACAGCTGCATCTCATCTGTTAATATAAGTGCATCGTACATCATCATGCCTGAGGAAGTGTGGAGAACGGGGTGGTCGGTGAGAGGTCAGTTTGCGTGGTGGGGTTGTGCTTGTTGACTATGGTGTCATGGAGTTAACAAACAAGTGTTTTTTGTTTCTTGACTTTATTACACACTTCACTTTGTCCGTTCATTCACTTTTTGATTGCTAATTAAGAAGGGAGTGATGGATCCAATTCAGTTGATTATGGGTGTTTTCGATGATAGGAAGGAAGAATCGAAAGCTTCTTATCATGTTGTTAATAGCAATGTTTGTTATCATAAACTATCATTGCTCAACCAGCTGGAATAATGGTGGAAGAAAATGATGGCAGTAGCAGTCTTTTCTTGTTATAATTGCGGATCAGAATTGAGGGTTGGATACCTGAACTGATGTAGCCTTTCTTCCCTCCCATCATTCACACAGTGCCGCACTCTCAGAGATCATTGCAGAGCTCAGCAAATTTTTCTGTCAAGACGATAACTTCCTCAGCTTAATACCTTGAGATTCTTATATCACAGTTGTGATCATTtagattaatcaaaatatttaaattaaaattaatcttATAAGTAACATTAATTTTTTCACTTGGGAGATTAAATGTTTAAATACTAATTAAACTCTGTTACTAAATATCATAATCAGAGCTTGATGTTTTAACTAGTCTATCAATTTCGTTTGactcaaattattgaatcaaaatatttaaattaaaattaataataatatatttattatatatttataaattaatcttaattttatttatttttaatatgaaaTTAATCAGGATGAGAACTAGCCAGCTCCCACTCAGCACAAGTTCCTCAGGTAATTAATTGTTCGGCCGGGGGATCTATCTCACTCTAGTTCCCTCCATCCCAGCAAATGGAGGGAGATGTTGAAAAGAATCTGATCAAGCATTTAGGTCACGCATCATCACAATGTCAGGTCAAAAAAGATCTGGGTACTAATGGAGACGGACAGATCAAACCTTAAAGGTGGGCACCGCTGCCCACCTCCACCTCCGCCTCTCATCTGATGTGAAGGTGGTGAGGGTGATGGAGCTCGAAAGGGATGTGCCACCACTTTGCCCAGTGAGTGGGAGTTCGGCTGACGAGGCCACATGTGCTCGGCGAGCCATTTCGCCCAACGCAAACGCTGTGGTGCCCCCTTCCCCCTCACACCACCCATCCACGCCCACCATATGTGGCCAAGTGAGGATCCACACAGAATCCTTCGTCGTAAGGCATGACGAAGTTGTCGCCATGATACTTGCAGGGCAAGAACAGGTAACGGGGGAGGGTCATGTCGAAACAACCGCAAGCTGTGAACCCAATTAGGAGGAACGGTACCAAATAACGAGAGTCACCATCTTCTCGTTTGTCCCAGCTCAACTTCAACACATTATGGTTTTCGATTTCATTCACATCATATCGActactatactatactatacaTTCCCATCAATATTATCTCTTGAAGAAATTTACCAGTGACAAATGACACCTAACAACAGGATATCCATCTTTTAAGTATGCTGATTGTGGTTTTTCGCACCATAAAAACCACAATTACTGTTGTAGGGTCCAAATTAAACTACATAAGTGGATTCCAGCAGGGGAATTTGAAGCATTTTTCGACGAATATCAAGATATAATGCTTGCCACGTGAATTTGATCATGGATATTGCTGCTGATATTTGTTTACATGGCAAGCATTATATCTTATATTCGTTGAAAAATGCTGGAATCCCCTTCAAAGTCATTCTGTTCTGCAGATCCACCACCGTAACCTTCACATAGCCACTGCCATAACCACCACTGAAACCACCTTGAGGCCCACCACCGGGACTATCATTAGAGCAGCTTACATGGATACTTCCAGCCTTGTTATTCCTGATGATTAAAAGTGAAATGTCAAATATTACTAAAGCTTATAGATGAATATTCAACATCCAGATTGTCCATTCTTTTATCAAAACTGTCTCAGCTAAAAGAGGATGAAGATACTGTGAGACGATGACAGACCTGACCAGCCATGCTAGCCATAGCATTGCTTGCTGAttcaccattgtcaaaagttcaCGAACCCAAATACTCTCGACCTTCCAGTGTCTCTATCAGTAATGACTCTGGCTGCATCAATTATGAGATAGCCTGTAGACAACACACAAAGCGAGTGGCTCATAGTAAGATTTAAGGTGATGTTTTGTGCTAgatcttttgtttttttaattcaCCACATGGTAGAAAGATTAATAGTTTCATTACTAAAGCAGCCACATAAGTTATGATAACAATTACAACAAAAATATCCATATTGTGGAACTAATATGTTGATCCAGCTGATAATAATTGTTTTAACAGATACAAATCATTTGCTGAGCCACACTACTTACCTTCAACCACATTTCCAAAACCTGAGTGACTGATCATCAGTCCCATAGGAGAGACCTGTGGACCACGGAAAAAGCAAAAGTAGAGTACAAAGCTGAATTCAGTAACATGTCTTCAACATGTACACCCAAAAACTACAACAAAATATTGTGTATGTAGATTAGATCTTGTAGACAAAATGGGAATTTATCCTACCTCCAACGAAAAGTCTTGTTGATGACATATAGCGCACAAAGTTAAGCATAGCATTTGGTCCACTTGATATTGCATTACTGAAAAGTTCTTGCCAtcaagtttcatgcttgcatggcctagtttcctatgccaaagccaagcatcatcatttaaagcggagaagcacatttcattacttagttcatcaaggttgatggtgtaaacattattttgttttaatgcaatcatagttatattatggtttggtttttcaataatacacacatttgattcaaatctaacgatatagcctttatcgcataattgactaacactcaagagattatgtttcaatccatcaactagtaagacatcatcaatagaaaattttaatttgttacctatggttcccttgccaatgattttgccttggttgttgtctccgaaggtgacgtacccttcttctttgctagtgagcatagagaaatgagatggatctccagtcatatgtcttgagcatccactatctagataccatctcttgctcctagcttgtgatggtgtatgtttctacaagggattatttttaggtacccattttcttttgggtgccttaaaaacttgttcatcatattgcatagaattgatcatggttcctttaggaacccaaattagtttgttcggactaattttcttgaatggacatttataagttttatgtccatatttgcaacaaaagttacaattgctttggtgccgaacatgtaagacggggcctttaatgaaggtggttggattttggtgaggacttctcacaaatccgattccacttcttttaggaacgtgacccttatttgtaaagatcatgttcaaagatttgctaccaacctcgaatttcttcaaggtgtccttaagtagcaagttctccttttggagagattctagatcatgacattttatacatggagctaaactatcatgatattcagtttttaatttatcgatatcacaagtgagactatcatgctccttttttagcaatttatattttctactaattgtcttacattcatcaaataactcatggaaagcatttaataattcatgataaggtaaatctgcatcaattaaatccgttatctcatctccgatggccattagagcgtaatgaacaacttgctcggtgttggactcctcttcttcggacgcgcttgaatcaactCATGTtgtcttgagcgccttcttctttgatgttctctttttggcttgaggacaatcgttcttgtcgtgtcccggttttttccattcatagcaaatcacttagtccttcttttgttcaaatttattttttgtattatttttaaatttatttttttttaaatattttttaaatttttgagtcaaaagtacaatgtcattgtcactgtcctcatcacttgatgttcctttcaagtgatcttcttgcgatttgagtgtcatatccttccttttctttggaagggggttctcgagctcgtcatgagcttgacatgtcatttcgtaggtcattagagacccaatgagttcttcaagagggaatgttttaaggtttttggcctcttgaatggccgtaacttttggatcccaacttttaggcgtAAACCGAGtgaacatgtctccgatggactcacttggtttcattcggaaaagttcgtaagagtgcacaaggatgttgattttggactctttcactcggctagtgccttcatgagtgacctcaagagttctccaaatattaaaagccgaatcacaaattgaaacacgattaaattcatttttgtctagtgcacaaaacaaggcattcatagcctttgcatttaaagcaaaaaccttcttctccgattcattccattcgctcatcggaagagaagatttttgaaatccgttttcaacaatagtccaaagctcgaaatccatagaaatgaggaagatcctcatccgagtcttccaataagtataatccgacccattaaacaagggtggacgtgtgatagaatgaccctcatgcatgccggagtaagccatctctcttgggtattaaaccaaatatgagagtgagtctagctctgataccaattgttaggatcggagcagcactaagaggggggggggtgaattagtgcagcggcttaaaacgttggtttcgacaaatctttcgtacgataaaaatcggaatcggaagtgcttaacttgaaagcgtattcgcaaagttgtgtagcaaatgtaatgaggaaataaagcaagtaagaaagtttgcagtaatgtaaatagcagtaatgaaatgcaaaccagagattacgccgtttttaaagtggttcggtcaagtgacctacatccactagcgaggcccctcttcgatgaggctcccaccttccactagcaaatctcttgaaagggaagggtgaatacccctcttacaactttttacaagcggttcactctcttacagattttcagcaagaaagaaggaggtgaacactagcaaattgaaaacaagactagctaagacttttctaaggcctttctctcaaacaattgctgctcaaaaagttgtaatctcagctgagatttgaggggtatttataggcctcaagaggattcaaatttgggctccaaatttgaattctctttgggttcccgatgctggcggtgccaccgcctgtcactatcagacattgacagtgctgcgcggtgccatcgcccagctctcgggtgctgggcggtgcaaccgcccagtctggcggtgccaccgccagacccttcggttcatttgttgggcttcaaatttagcccaaaccaagtctaattttgggcccagttggcccctaaccaggatataggattatctcttaatcctaatcctaattacaagtgaactacataacaaaacacatcctaagcaagttttcaaccgcgaacgtcgagtcttgttccggtgagctttccgacgaacttcttccgacggactcccagcaagctcccgaacttgtgatgactttaacgagtcgccgagccttctcggtgatctccgtgaacctccgacgatctcttcggcgaacttccgaaaattccgacaggttcccgatttcttctcgattggttccggcagcatctccgacgattcttcggactcttaaacgtccatcgaacttgactccggtattcttgctttgtgttttctggttatcgagttaatcttgcacacttaactcaataatatggattagatcaattaacccatcaattgattttatcatcaaaatccgagattcaacatccacaactgaagaagaagctgctagcacaaaagaagaagaaagcactcaaggcaacttgggacgaatcaagtgcatcagaagacgaagagcaaaccaatgaaaaTTAAGTGGCGAACTACGCATTAATGACTTTCAACAATGTGGGATGTGACTCAACTAAAACGtttttaccttacaatgaattacttaatgtatttcatgatttgaatgataaacttaagatatttgataaaaaatataaattgctaaaacagGATTCTATTTTCCTTtctagtgaatttgataaattgaaaaatGAGTATGGCAATTGCTTGTTAACATTCTGCACTAAATGTAAAGAGTTAGAcacattcaaaaagaaaaatatattgttacaataaacattagaaaattttaaaattagaaacaAATCATTACACATAATTTTTGCTAGCAATGGTTGTgcacatagaaaggaaggaattggcttcgtaagtagtaatactcaacaaaagccaactatatttgtaaacggacccacattacatgttcccCCTAAAGTTAAATGTAAGTTTTGtggtagatatggtcattatgcttataaatgttcattcaaaaaatatagctcacataaattaatttgggttcctaaaggaaccataaatgattcTATGCCAAAAGTCAAGAAAGATAGATCTAACCATGAGGGactcaaagttaaatgggtacctaaggcAAAcccccctttcttgtagatatgtctataatcgaaagctaggagcaaaagaaaatatattgatagtggatgctcaaggcatatgatcggagatgcaACACACTTCTTAAAACTCACTAGtcgaaacaataataataaaggaaaaatcattgaaattaaaattatTGGTAACAAATCAAATCTTTGATTGAAGATagtagatagtttaaaacataacctactaagcattagtcaattgtgtgataagggatctaacattaaatttgaatctaatgcttacatcataGAGATACCATATAAAAATCTATGATCGCTTTAAGAAGCGATAatagttatactattgatcttgataattgtcATGACGTAACTTGTTTTTCGGTttcaaacgatgatgcatggctcTGGCATAAAAGACTAGGGTATGCTAGTATGAAATCAATCGCACAAATGCTAGTAAaaggaatgcatttttcttgaaaatttctctatctctaaagcttatcgagtttttATCAAGTGATCCTTGGTCATTGATGAATCTATTAATGttatttgaatctcttgaactagaaaataattttgatgatgattttgaattttataatttgatttccTCTCCAAAGTAACTTAGATACAtctacttccaaagaatccttacccaagAAAATGAAGTATGTATATGCACATTCtaaagagctaatcattggagacacatcaaaaggtgttcaaactcgtttttctttaaaaaatatttatttaaatctatgAATCGAGAACTTTTACtatttattctcgtatgattcttttgttttattaaagagaatatttatcaaaatgaatcatgacttTTTGGTATTCAGGACTTGAGATTTATATGACttattt encodes:
- the LOC135629626 gene encoding UDP-glucuronate 4-epimerase 6-like, with the protein product MASAPDTSKSFKLERHGGYLLRRINSTKVIAASSHLLFRASILATVVLILLFTLHYPPLLLSHPGAAASSVAHSNHRSLLSSAVTYGGAAWEREVRRSATPRSPSGLTVLVTGAAGFVGTHCSLALKKRGDGVVGLDNFNSYYDPSLKRARQSLLSRHGVLVLDADINDTPLLTKLFDVVPFSHVLHLAAQAGVRYAMRNPQSYVASNVAGLVALFEIAAKHADPQPAVVWASSSSVYGLNTATPFSELHRTDRPASLYAATKKAGEAIAHTYNHIYGLSITGLRFFTVYGPWGRPDMAYFSFTNDIISGKPITLFRMQDGTAVQRDFTYIDDVVKGCLGALDTAKPSTGSGSKKRGPAQLRVYNLGNTSPVPVAKMVGILEELLGKKAKKNVVTLPQNGDVPYTHANVSLAEKDFGYRPTTDLATGLKKFVKWYVEYYGVKTGNNVHSKMKKMEEKEAEEEASA